One genomic window of Elaeis guineensis isolate ETL-2024a chromosome 2, EG11, whole genome shotgun sequence includes the following:
- the LOC105061269 gene encoding probable xyloglucan glycosyltransferase 9, protein MAPSFGWWAKETHRGTPVIVKMENPYWSISEMSPDDGDDYGVDVGGGGKGEEFAGARPRKGGRGKNAKQITWVLLLKAHRAAGCLTSLASAFFGLASVVRRRVASGRTDSDAVSSPPEESPVLRTRFYSFIKLFLWLSVALLGVEVVAYFKGWHLGAPQLRGFVFPTSFVVRDLFDLVYSGWIHFRADYVAPLLQFLADACVVLFLIQSADRLILCLGCFWIRFKRIKPMPKTTKPGAGGSEDLESGGEDFPMVLVQIPMCNEREVYQQSITAVCNLDWPRSNLLVQVLDDSDDPTTQVLIKEEVEKWQQNGVRIVYRHRVIRDGYKAGNLKSAMNCSYVKDYEFVAIFDADFQPQPDFLKRTVPHFKDNEEVGLVQARWSFVNKDENLLTRLQNVNLCFHFEVEQQVNGVFINFFGFNGTAGVWRIKALEDAGGWLERTTVEDMDIAVRAHLQGWKFIFLNDVECQCELPESFEAYRKQQHRWHSGPMQLFRLCLPDIIRSKIGFWKKANLIFLFFLLRKLILPFYSFTLFCIILPMTMFVPEAEIPAWVVCYIPATMSFLNILPAPRSFPFIVPYLLFENTMSVTKFNAMISGLFQLGSAYEWVVTKKSGRSSEGDLLQLIEKEPKQQRSGSAPNLDAIAKEEAKPKKGRKKHNRIYRKELALAFLLLTASARSLLSAQGIHFYFLLFQGISFLLVGLDLIGEQIE, encoded by the exons ATGGCGCCGTCGTTCGGTTGGTGGGCGAAGGAGACCCACCGCGGGACGCCGGTGATCGTCAAAATGGAGAACCCCTACTGGTCCATCTCGGAGATGTCCCCAGACGACGGCGACGACTACGGCGTCGACGTCGGCGGCGGCGGCAAAGGGGAGGAGTTCGCTGGCGCTCGGCCGCGGAAGGGCGGTCGGGGGAAGAACGCGAAGCAGATCACCTGGGTGCTCCTTCTCAAGGCCCATCGCGCTGCCGGCTGCCTCACCTCCCTCGCCTCCGCCTTCTTCGGCCTGGCGTCCGTCGTCCGCCGCCGCGTCGCCTCCGGTCGGACGGACTCCGACGCCGTCTCCTCCCCGCCGGAGGAGAGCCCGGTGCTGCGGACGCGCTTCTACTCTTTTATCAAGCTCTTCCTCTGGCTCTCGGTGGCGCTCTTGGGGGTCGAGGTCGTCGCCTACTTCAAGGGCTGGCACCTGGGGGCTCCCCAGCTCCGGGGCTTCGTCTTTCCCACCTCATTTGTCGTTCGAGATCTCTTCGACTTGGTCTACTCCGGCTGGATCCACTTCCGGGCAGACTACGTCGCTCCGCTGCTCCAGTTCCTCGCCGACGCCTGCGTCGTTCTCTTCCTTATCCAGAGCGCCGACCGCCTCATCCTCTGCCTCGGCTGCTTCTGGATCCGCTTCAAGAGGATCAAACCCATGCCGAAGACCACTAAACCCGGAGCCGGAGGCTCCGAAGACCTCGAATCCGGTGGTGAGGACTTCCCCATGGTCCTAGTCCAGATACCCATGTGCAATGAGAGAGAG GTTTATCAGCAATCCATTACTGCTGTGTGCAATCTGGATTGGCCGAGGTCCAATTTGCTGGTTCAGGTGCTCGATGATTCCGACGATCCCACAACACAGGTACTAATCAAGGAGGAGGTGGAGAAGTGGCAGCAGAATGGAGTTCGGATCGTGTACCGACACCGGGTGATCCGAGATGGATACAAGGCTGGGAACCTCAAGTCTGCAATGAATTGCAGCTATGTTAAGGACTATGAGTTTGTTGCTATCTTTGATGCTGACTTCCAGCCGCAGCCGGACTTTTTGAAGCGAACTGTTCCCCATTTTAAG GACAATGAGGAGGTGGGGTTGGTGCAAGCTAGATGGTCTTTTGTGAACAAAGATGAGAACTTGCTGACTCGGCTGCAGAATGTTAACCTGTGCTTCCACTTTGAGGTGGAGCAGCAGGTGAATGGGGTGTTCATCAACTTCTTTGGCTTCAATGGGACTGCCGGAGTTTGGAGGATTAAGGCTCTGGAAGATGCTGGGGGATGGTTGGAGAGGACTACAGTGGAGGACATGGACATTGCGGTCCGGGCCCATCTCCAGGGATGGAAGTTCATCTTCCTCAATGATGTGGAG TGCCAATGTGAATTGCCTGAGTCATTTGAGGCTTACAGGAAGCAACAGCACCGATGGCATTCCGGTCCCATGCAGTTGTTTAGGCTCTGCTTGCCAGATATTATCCGATCCAAG ATTGGGTtctggaagaaggccaacttgATATTTCTGTTTTTTCTTCTCCGGAAGCTCATATTACCATTCTACTCCTTTACTTTATTCTGCATCATCCTCCCGATGACCATGTTTGTCCCCGAAGCTGAGATCCCTGCATGGGTGGTCTGCTATATCCCCGCCACTATGTCCTTCCTCAACATCCTGCCTGCTCCTAGATCCTTCCCATTTATTGTCCCCTACCTGCTCTTTGAAAATACCATGTCTGTGACCAAGTTCAATGCGATGATCTCTGGCCTATTCCAACTTGGGAGTGCTTATGAATGGGTTGTCACTAAGAAATCAGGCCGTTCTTCTGAGGGTGATCTTCTTCAGTTAATAGAAAAAGAACCTAAGCAACAACGAAGTGGCTCTGCTCCAAACCTTGATGCCATTGCAAAGGAGGAAGCTAAGCCCAAAAAGGGTAGGAAAAAACATAACAGGATCTACCGGAAAGAGCTGGCACTTGCCTTCCTTCTGTTAACCGCTTCTGCTCGGAGTTTGCTCTCTGCCCAGGGTATACATTTTTACTTCCTCCTCTTCCAGGGGATCTCATTCCTGTTGGTGGGTCTCGATCTGATTGGCGAGCAGATTGAGTGA